GAGTGACAAGGGGAGAAACAAAATGTTCCTTAAACTCACCAGCATAGAAATGTGAGCGGGCCCTCTTCCAACCCTCACATCATATCATGagtgcatgtttattttttattattttttacaattaattttttctttatttttggctgcgttgggtcttcattgctacacgcgggctttctctagttgcagcgagcgggggctactcttcgttgcggtgcgcgggcttctcatcgcggtggcttctcttcttgcagggcacaggccctagagcacacgggcttcagtagttgtggcacgcgggctcagtagttgtggctcgcgggctctagagcgcaggctcagtagttgtggcgcacgggcttagttgctccacagcacgtgggacctccccggaccagggctcgaacccgtgtcccctgcatgggcaggcagattcttaaccactgcgccaccagggaaggccacgAGTACATGTTTATAATAAACTCAAGGTCATTGCCTGTTGACCCTTTTGTCTAGTCATGAGCACCCTACTCATGCTTAACCTGTTCTTTGTTCTCTTGACTCAAATGGATTATCTTTTGTGAGAGCTTGTGAATCTGAAAATAGGTTGCACAGTGTGACTGCTGGAAGGTTTCttgttattgctttttaaagtaagttggtagggacttccctggtggcacagtggttaagaatccacctgccaatgcaggggacacgggttcgagccctggtccgggaagatcccacatgccgcagagcagctaggcctgtgtgccacaactgctgagcctgtgtgccacaactactgaagcccacacacctggagcccttgctccacaataagagaagccaccacagtgagaagcccgtgtaccatggcgaggagtagcccccactcgccgcaactagagaaagcccatgcacagcaacgaagacccaacgcagccaaaaataaattaaataaataaataaataaaagtaagtcGGTAGAGATTGGAGATTTCTTTCTCagcaaatattgggttggccaaaaagttccgtTATGGAAAAACCCAGACAACCTTTTTCACCAACCCAATATTATTAGTTACTTATGGTGTGCTAGTCCACTGTACCAGGCAAGAAAGATGCAAAGATTCAGTGAACGAAGGATGCGAATATTCCCTCTTTATGAAGTAATACATTTCAGCAGTGAAAAAGTTCTAGATGATTCTAAGATAATGGGAGTGCCAGTATTGCCTAGGAAATGATTTGGGGAACGGATCATTTGACCCCGCTGGACGTACTTCTAAGCctaaggacactttttttttaacctgtgtgTGCTCCCTTTTTCCCTTCGATTAGTATAAATGATTGATTACATCCTCATCGCCACCCCCAATCTTTTGCTATTCATTTATGCAAAGTATTTTGAACTAGTTTGATAGAAAGAACAATTTGTGTTcgttttctctccttctctgttctTCAAGACTAAATCACCTGAAATAGGAGTCCTCCAATGTTCAAAGTGGCTTTCAGGCCCAACATTATGTGTTTTATAGCATTTGGGGATTGATTTGCAGGACCTATTGGACTGGGGCAAATGAGATGATTCTGCTACCTCATTTTAATGTCTTCTGAAAGGTGGGGGGTTCGAACTCAGTGGAAGACAAGTGATCAAACAGACTGCTTTGACGTGAGAGGAAGTGAACGTTTTGATGTTGGTCTGTTTAGGGAGAGTCGGACCCATCTCTTCAAGCTCTTGAGTCCCGCcaagatgatattttaaaacgTCTGTATGAATTGAAAGCTGCGGTTGATGGTCTCTCCAAGATGATTCAGACACCAGACGCGGACTTGGATGTAACCAACATAATCCAAGCTGACGAGCCCGCTGCTTTATCGACCAGCGCATTGGACTTAAATTCCGTGCTTGGAAAGGTAAGTGCATCTAGAAAGCTAAAGGACATCAGTGCGTTAGGTGGATATTAGTGCTGGAAAATTGCGCCGGCGTGATTAAAGCCTTGGTTTTCGAGTTTCCAAAGGGTGGTGCAAAAAGCACATTCCTCCTCTGATTGAGCCTTTGCACAGAACAGATTCATGAGCTTTGAGTGAAGCCAGGCAGGCTCTAATGCAGCTTCTGGATTTCTCAGACCCGGTGGAGAACGGGGGGGAGTCAGGAGTCCCTGCTCCCTGCCACCCCCGGCAGCTCCCGGCAGACTCCGAGCCCTGGAGAAATGGTCGTTCACTCAGTGCTTCTCTGAGGTTCAGCCGAGTCAACCCTGACTCTCTGAGAGTGGCCTGAATGTCAGAGCCTTGGCCGTCCAGGCGCAAAATTCCCACCGATCTTTTTGCAGTTTGTTGCTAAAAGCCAGTCACAGTCTCCCACCTCAGACAGATTGGGCTTAAATTCAGCTTGTTGTGTTAAAATTCAGCTGCATCAGCCACGTTTAATGTCAGTCTACGGGCTTCAGCTGATTTACAGGACAATCTGATACGCAGAGAAAGAATATCTTGTTACCAGTGGGCGCGAGAGGGTTCGTCCCGAGAATCCCCGCTAGCACCCTCCCCTAGAATTGGTGATAGAAAACGGCCCTGCTTAAAGACCTAACAAGCGGAGGCAGCGTTGCCACGTCTCCCCCAGAGCTGTTTTTGGTAACGTCCGTCCCTCTGCGCTCGTGTATCCCTTCATCCCCCAGTTCGTGTTTGCATGCACCGGGGGCCCGTGAGACCCCGCTCAGCCAGTCCCCCAGGGAGCCAGTCTGCATAGGCGATGAGTCGGTGAGACAGCTGTGCCGGGTGTTCCCAGCATGCCGGGGGGCCTCCGAGAGCACACGGTGCTTCAGAGAAGTCTTGGTACCGCAGAAGGCACGGCATCAAGTAACACGATATGTTCGGAGAAACGCAGAGCATCCAGCATAGGGCCACATGAGGGACACCGGTCAGGAGTCGCAAGACCAGAGGCCAGATTGTGGCCAGCTGTGGACAGCAAGCCACAGAGTTTGGCCACTGTTGTATCACATGAGTTCATTAGTTATGAAGAGCGGATGTACAGAAATAAGATAGTCCACGTCTAAAGGCAGTGCGtgttgcaaatcaactatacttcaataaaataaattttaaaaacaaaataaaataaaaaggcagtgtGTTCTGGCACTTTAATTCACACCTAGTGTTTTAAAATCTCCCTGagcggggcctccctggtggcgcagtggttgcgcgtccgcctgccgatgcaggaaaatAAAATCTCCCTGAGCGAAGACCCTTTTCCAAGGCCTTCTTCATTGACACGTGACTCAAACAAACTGCTGTAGAAACTATATCCTGTCGGGCATTAGAAATAAAATCTCCCTGAGCGACGACCCTTTTCCAAGGCCTTCTTCATTGACACGTGACTCAAACAAACTGCTGTAGAAACTATATCCTGTCGGGCATTAGAAAGATTTAGTAAATGGAGTAATTAcacgtgtgattttttttttttttttaacttagggACAAATAGAGGTGTCAGTCCTAACATGTTGTACTAATTTGAGTAGAGTCACCTTTTATTTACTGGGAGCAGCActgcaggggtggaggggtggagtcGGCTGCTGTCCCCTGCTTCCTACCGAGCCGAGCCCCCTCGGTAGCTTCCTTCCATCCCCCGCACTCGCATCCTTGGCTGCAGGTGGGGTGACATTAGTTCCTTCTTCCCGGGAGGTGACGATTCTTTCGAGAAGCCTGGTGGGGTTCTAAGCACAGCAGCTGGTACCGTGTCGGCACTCAGGTTGCTGCTGGTGTCACATCTGCTCTGTTGGGGTCTGCTCCCCAGGATTACGGGGCGCTGAAGGACATCGTGATCAACGCCAACCCCGCCTCGCCACCCCTCTCCCTGCTTGTGCTGCACCGGCTGCTCTGTGACCACTACAAGGTCCTGTCCACCGTTCACACGCACTCAGCGGTCAAGAGCGTGCCGGCCAACCTCCTCAGGTGCTTCGGCGAGCAGACGAGGCAGCGGCCCCGTCACGAGTACCAGCTGGGTTTTACTCTGATTTGGAAGGACGGTAAGCGGAGGGGCTGGGTGACTAGGAGGCAGTGGGGGGTGGGAAAGGGGCAGTCTGCAGCTGTGCAGACTCCTCGGCTGCTTGCCGTCGAAGTCTAGAGAGCTTGTGGGGGGTTCCGCAAGAGGGGCAGGTGCACCTTGGCCCAAAGATGCTCTCCTTCCTCCGGGAAGGCGAAGGTCTCAACTGAGAGCGGTCTCCGAGGGAATCCTGTCTAACCAGCCAGGGCAGGGGAGTCACGGCTGTCACAGCCGTCTTGCCCTCACATTCCAAACCCTATCATTATGGGGACATCATCCATTAAAGGGTGGCAGGATGTCACTTATTCATTATCTCGCTGGTGTGTGCGCTTCTCCCGGTGAAGTTCCTACAGAGGGAACTGAGTTCATGTCCGTCCATCGAGGCCTTACTGCCCTCAGCCACACGTTGAGAGCCCGGGTGAGGGCAGCAGGAGGTCCCGGCCTGGGAGACGGGACCCCTGGTCTGCAGGCCTCACGCCCAGATCCTTCGGCACAGGGGTTGGAAGAGATGGTCTGAGGTCCCTTCTAGCTTGAAAACTGTCGTCATCAAATACCAGAAATGGTTACTTTATAACTTACAGTTTGCACTGTTTAAACCTGCAGTTTAAACTTTCTTGAGTATTACTAACCTTTTGGAGACCGACTAAAACTGcgattttcttgaaaatatactTTCCCTCGCCACCGGTTCGTGACTACCAGGGACTGTCCTTGCCACGCTCTACAAGCACTTCCTCCGGCCGTGCTGCTCTTGTTGACATTTCATGGAGTgcttatttcttttcagtgcCGAAGACTCAGATGAAGTTCAGCGTCCAAGCGATGTGTCCCATCGAAGGAGAAGGGAACATTGCGCGcttcctgttctctctctttggCCAGAAGCAGGATGCTGTGAATTTAACCCTCATAGATAGCTGGGTAGATATAGCTATTTTTCAGCTAAAAGAGGGAAGCAGTAAAGAAAAAGCCGCTGTGTTCCGCTCCATGAACTCTGCTCTTGGGAAGAGCCCCTGGCTCGTTGGGAATGAACTCACGGTGGCGGATGTCGTGCTGTGGTCCGTTCTCCAGCAGACAGGGGGCTGCGGTGGGACAGCGCCAGCCAACGTGCAGAAGTGGATGAGGGCCTGTGAAAACCTGGCCCCTTTTCACACGGCCCTCAAGCTCCTTCAGTGAACCTCAGACACTGATTTTAAAGGGTTTAAATTTTAAGGATGGTGCTGTTTTGTGCCTATTATTGGTAAAGGGACTTGTACTAAAATCAAAGTCTTTATCTAGGCCAGTGgttaaatatcaataaatgcaTCATATAGTTaatttgtggttttcattttatttagaatcCAGCAACACTGTATGCAATATACCGTGACAATTGCCAGCTACGTGGCAGGCACACTGGGGTACAAATATGAACGTATCATATCGCCGCCTTCGAGGAATGTAGACTTGGGGGGAAGCAAGTCTGTGAGGAAGGAGGGAGCCCGTGGGGACAGCGCggtgtggagggaaggaaggccaGCAGCTGTCAACCTGGAACGGTGCAGCTGGTGCGCGGGCCTGGGCTTGGGCAGCGACGGGTCCAGAGCACACTGAGGTCTCTGCAGTAGAACCTAGAGGAGGACTTGGTGGTCAACAGGCAGAGttcaaaagagagagaacagctgAGGATGAGGCCTACACTTTCAGAGACTGCACGGATGGTAATGTTAAAGTGAGAAGTCCAGGAAAAGGAGCGTGTGGGGTAGGAGAAAGGCAAGAACAGAACAGGTTTCGTTTCAAGCGGTCTCAGGTTCAAAATGCCAGCCTTAAAAGGTACTTTCACAACCTCACTTTAGTAAGTCTTATACAGGCTTACTAAATACAATTAGAGTTATACCAGCCATACCCtaataaagactgaaaatttaCATTCCAGTTGACTATTTAGCTTAAAAAGTCCACTCTCATATTTACAGAGCCTATTGAGGCTAGACGGGCACACCCCCATCTTTCATGTCACCCTCTTAACCCCTTTGTCTTGAGAGAGGAGACTTAGCTGCTTCTTTagttcttcaatttctttttcttgctctaGTATCTTCATCTGTAGGGTGAGATTAACctgtaaagagaaaattttaagctCCGTTACAACGGCTTCTTCCTTTACTTTTAAATACACAGGCCTGCCTCTCTTTGCACAGTTGCAATATGCGTGGATTCCGGTTCTCACAGCTTATTACGCGTCACCCAGCAACGTGGGTCAAGTGTCAGTTACCAAGGTACAGTGACTAACTGCCTTAGCGCTTCAGTCCACAAACCACTGTGACCCGCCATACATGTCATAATCGGGAACAATCATCACTTCTTCCAGCGGCTCTGGCGGTTGGTCACCGCGCACCCGTTGCTCGGTTCACGCACAGGCGGTGTGCGGAGATGTGCTGCCTCCTGTCCTGtctcccagtgataaacccacgTGACATTTCTGAAAGAGGGAACTGGCCGACAAAGATGAAAGTACAGCAAAGTAATGAAAAGCGAGGATGCTAGAAGTGAATATCAAACGCACGGTGTTACAGACGAAACAGCTGGTCGTGGGAATGCCGATCCCGCCACCATCAGACGCACTGAGTGAAGACAGCTTATCAACGTGAACAGGAAAAGGATGAAGATGTCCCCAAGAAAACTTCACATTAAAAGAACTCTTGGAGGCAGGTCAGAACATCAAAAGTGCCAAAGATAAAATGCCAGAAACTGATCCAAACTTAGCAAGGAGTATGACAAGTCACCAAGGcaaagaaaagatgcttcactCCGCGTCCTAAGTTACAGGACAAGACGGAGGTGGGCACTCTTCAAACTACTCTCGAAACACTTTCATtctcaattatagttttatcatttttttcatttccgcGTACATCTGTAACCGATAATAAGAGAGTTTTAATGTTctgacaaacatttttaaaggtcatgGAACAACTGTAACTCTTCCCCCTGATTATTAAGCTCCTTTTGTATGCTGTGAGCTCTGCGTGGTCATTTTCACAGCCCTGCGCTACACAAAGTGCAAAGTGAGGGCCACCTGTCTATGCAAATTTATCTGTACAGGTATGCATAGGTTACTTTATAAACAATTTTACAAGAAGGAGAAATCCCTACCATTAACAACAAATAACTACGGTCTCTACTCTAGCTTCACAGGGAGTTAGAAAATTCTCTCCATACAAGGATATCAATTTAACAACCACATCTGCTATTTTCAGAGACTGAGAGAAAAGCACTACACCTACCTGTGTACCGTTCAATCTACTAACATTCACTGTTTTACTTGAAAACAAATAAGCCTTAAACCAAAGACAAATCAACTAACCAGCTGCAAGTGGCTCCCCAGCCCATGTGCATCAGAACCGCTTCGAGGGCTTGTGGAAGCGCAGAGAGCAGCCCCTTCTCCCCCAGATGTCTCTTTTAACAGGtcggcgggggaggggaggggggtccAAGCACTCTGTCGAGCCCACGGTGATTGCACGCCGCTGGTCTGGAGACCGCACTCTGGAAGCGGCGCAGCCACAGTGCAGCTCACACGCTGTGTTATCAGTTACTCGGAGATCTTGCTACAGTgcgggtctggggtggagccccggagcctgtgcttctgacaagctcccagggAAGGCTGATGCCGCTGGTCAGAGGACccactttgagtagcaaagcACTAGAGAACCTGTGAATTATCTTTGAATCAAGTGCTAAATGCCCCATTTATTCTGCAATCAAGGTTCAGAAATGTGGGGACACAAGTGCAGGTTGAGGAATCTCTGTGCAGCTGTCCCGTCACAGCCACACTTGAGGGGGGATGGTGATGACGGCGTCTCTGCACAGGAATCCCCTTCTTTTGTTTAAAGCGAACACGGTGAGGATGGATTACCCATCCTCAAAcctctctgctctaatctttaagAACCAGCGGGGCCCTGACTTGTTCGGCCACCTCCTTGCCGGCCAGCGCCTCGACGATCGCCAGAGCAAACTCAAAGCTGGTTCCCGGCCCCCGGCTGGTGAGGATCAGGCCATCCCTTTCCACACGGTTCTCTGAGTAGCTGTAATGaccttcaaaataaaaacaaaaaagggttaCGTCGCAATGGGCTATGCTGGACAGCAAGGAACGCCACTGAGCAGTCCCATTCCCTTACAGCACTACCACTGGtctcatgaaacttaaaacaaGAACAAGCAAACACCCCCAGGACGACAACGAGGTAGCCAGTCACTCGCAACCCTCAGGCACTCCGAGCTCTCGAAGCATAGCGGGAAGATACTGAGGCCGCCATGCACAGCAAAGAGCAGGAGAAGCTAACCACTGCTGAAATGAAGCGTGTGAACACGTGTGACTTTAACGCAGCTGCAAAAGACCTCGTATGTGTGAGGGGGATGCCGGAGTGAATGCTAAGCATTCACGTTTCTATTCCACAACACACGCAAGTGTCAATTCTGTGAAATGAAGGGTAGAGAATACGCACCCTAAAGTATGACGCCAGGAGTTCAGGAAATGCCACCCCAAAATAGGCTGCTTTGGTatactgattattttgagctaaaagcACTTGAAAGACAGCACaggcagggagagggagtggCTTCCTCTGAATCTCCTTTCCTGCCTaaagacagatcatccagaaggAACTCATAAATCCCCTCCCGGGAGTCTCATCAACCAGGAGAGAAAACTAGAAGTTGACACCACACCCAGACAAACTTTGTCACAAACTATCATTCCTCCCATCTACTCTTCGAAGGGTCCCTTCATCTTTCCTAAAAGCCAATTACGCTCCCCTGAGAGGCCTACCTCCCTGTCCCCTTTCTCTgttaagatggtatttaagccAGAATTCTAAACCATCTCAgggagttactcatttttccctgggtatctcccatgtatacatgaataaacttgtttttctctggtcaatctgtttttttttttttccaggggtCTCAACTgagaactcagaagggtagagggaaaattatttttccttccctacaaAATACTGGAGGAAAAGGGGGATGAGGGTGAACCGGTGTTGAAGGTAGAAACTACCTGTGATACAGACTACCGAGGTAATGCACACACACGCTCTCCCTAAGTTACAGGACAAGAAGACGGAGGTGGGCACTCTTCAAACTACTCTCGAAACACTTTCATtctcaattatagttttatcatttttttcatttccgcGTACATCTGTAACCGATAATAAGAGAGTTTTAATGTTctgacaaacatttttaaaggtcatgGAACAACTGTAACTCTTCCCCCTGATTATTAAGCTCCTTTTGTATGCTGTGAGCTCTGCGTGGTCATTTTCACAGCCCTGCGCTACACAAAGTGCAAAGTGAGGGCCACCTGTCTATGCAAATTTATCTGTACAGGTATGCATAGGTTACTTTATAAACAATTTTACAAGAAGGAGAAATCCCTACCATTAACAACAAATAACTACGGTCTCTACTCTAGCTTCACAGGGAGTTAGAAAATTCTCTCCATACAAGGATATCAATTTAACAACCACATCTGCTATTTTCAGAGACTGAGAGAAAAGCACTACACCTACCTGTGTACCGTTCAATCTACTAACATTCACTGTTTTACTTGAAAACAAATAAGCCTTAAACCAAAGACAAATCAACTAACCAGCTGCAAGTGGCTCCCCAGCCCATGTGCATCAGAACCGCTTCAAGGGCTTGTGGAAGCGCAGAGAGCAGCCCCTTCTCCCCCAGATGTCTCTTTTAACAGGtcggcgggggaggggaggggggtccAAGCACTCTGTCGAGCCCACGGTGATTGCACGCCGCTGGTCTGGAGACCGCACTCTGGAAGCGGCGCAGCCACAGTGCAGCTCACACGCTGTGTTATCAGTTACTCGGAGATCTTGCTACAGTgcgggtctggggtggagccccggagcctgtgcttctgacaagctcccagggAAGGCTGATGCCGCTGGTCAGAGGACccactttgagtagcaaagcACTAGAGAACCTGTGAATTATCTTTGAATCAAGTGCTAAATGCCCCATTTATTCTGCAATCAAGGTTCAGAAATGTGGGGACACAAGTGCAGGTTGAGGAATCTCTGTGCAGCTGTCCCGTCACAGCCACACTTGAGGGGGGATGGTGATGACGGCGTCTCTGCACAGGAATCCCCTTCTTTTGTTTAAAGCGAACACGGTGAGGATGGATTACCCATCCTCAAAcctctctgctctaatcttttaAGAACCAGCGGGGCCCTGACTTGTTCGGCCACCTCCTTGCCGGCCAGCGCCTCGACAATCGCCAGAGCAAACTCGAAGCTGCTTCCCGGCCCCCGGCTGGTGGGGGTCAGGCCGTCCCTTTCCACACGGTTCTCTGAGTAGCTGTAATGACTTCCGTCCACCATTTTGTCTTTAGCAGGTGGGTGTGTTGTAACTTTGCTTCCAAAACCTATTTCATGAGCCAGCAGAGCCGTAGGTCCCGCACAGATTGCGGCGATGAggcccttcctcttttcttgttccttcgGTATCTCCTTCACAGCTGAGGACTGGGATAAATTCTGTGCGCCCAGACCACCTCCTGGCATAACCACCACCTCGTTAAGGTCCCTCTTTTTTTGCATCTTCTAGACTGGCATCAGGACAAATGACAACATCTCGGCTACACTGTACCGGGTCTTTTCCAGCCAGACCTGCAATGGTGACCTTAATTCCAGCTCGTCTCGTGACATCAACAGGGATGACCGTCTCCACCTCCTCTGCTCCCGTAGCCAGGATGACCAGAGCTCTCTCTGAAGCCATCCTGATGTTGGGTTTTTTAAAGATGTAACCGAACCCCGCCTCTCTTCCCAGGGACGTGGAGAATCGGCCTGTTCCGGCGGCACCTCTACCCTCCGGATCACGCTTTTTTAAGCCTTAGAAAGCTTCTGTTTATACCTGGCACTGAAACGACAtgtcaggaaggaggaaggggatgggCTGCCTGGAGCAGGACCTCCTCACAGGACAGAAAACCAGACTCCACGCTGGGATGCTGGGATCTCAGGTTGGGTGAGGCGGTCTCGGCCACAGATGCTCCAGCTCCCCTGAGAATCAGTGCTGTCCTACATCCTTTGGTGTGTGTGCCTTTCTGCTAGTAGATACTTTGTAATAATTCATAAAAGGCCATATACCATAGttaga
This region of Physeter macrocephalus isolate SW-GA chromosome 14, ASM283717v5, whole genome shotgun sequence genomic DNA includes:
- the AIMP2 gene encoding aminoacyl tRNA synthase complex-interacting multifunctional protein 2 isoform X1 translates to MPMYQVKPYHEGSGSLRVELPTCMYRLPNVHGRIGSPAPAASHVQGESDPSLQALESRQDDILKRLYELKAAVDGLSKMIQTPDADLDVTNIIQADEPAALSTSALDLNSVLGKDYGALKDIVINANPASPPLSLLVLHRLLCDHYKVLSTVHTHSAVKSVPANLLRCFGEQTRQRPRHEYQLGFTLIWKDVPKTQMKFSVQAMCPIEGEGNIARFLFSLFGQKQDAVNLTLIDSWVDIAIFQLKEGSSKEKAAVFRSMNSALGKSPWLVGNELTVADVVLWSVLQQTGGCGGTAPANVQKWMRACENLAPFHTALKLLQ
- the AIMP2 gene encoding aminoacyl tRNA synthase complex-interacting multifunctional protein 2 isoform X2, whose product is MPMYQGESDPSLQALESRQDDILKRLYELKAAVDGLSKMIQTPDADLDVTNIIQADEPAALSTSALDLNSVLGKDYGALKDIVINANPASPPLSLLVLHRLLCDHYKVLSTVHTHSAVKSVPANLLRCFGEQTRQRPRHEYQLGFTLIWKDVPKTQMKFSVQAMCPIEGEGNIARFLFSLFGQKQDAVNLTLIDSWVDIAIFQLKEGSSKEKAAVFRSMNSALGKSPWLVGNELTVADVVLWSVLQQTGGCGGTAPANVQKWMRACENLAPFHTALKLLQ
- the LOC102991297 gene encoding LOW QUALITY PROTEIN: Parkinson disease protein 7 homolog (The sequence of the model RefSeq protein was modified relative to this genomic sequence to represent the inferred CDS: deleted 1 base in 1 codon) encodes the protein MASERALVILATGAEEVETVIPVDVTRRAGIKVTIAGLAGKDPVQCSRDVVICPDASLEDAKKEGPNEVVVMPGGGLGAQNLSQSSAVKEIPKEQEKRKGLIAAICAGPTALLAHEIGFGSKVTTHPPAKDKMVDGSHYSYSENRVERDGLILTSRGPGTSFEFALAIVEALAGKEVAEQVRAPLVLKD